In Lachnospiraceae bacterium, the DNA window AACAACAGTTTTCCAGTTGTGAGAATAGTACCGGGTCAGCGTCCCGGCATAAATGTCAAGTCCCATAAGTTTTTCTCCTTTTCTGTCTATATCATTTCATACAGCAGGGCAGCGTCGCCCTGCACCAGCTCCAGGTGGGAGCGCAGCGTTTCCAGTCCGCTTTGCACCGCCTCGGTGGGCAGATCCCAGTCTGGGGCAATTTCAGCGGCCAGCTCTGGGAGGTCCTGCTCCCGCAGAGCTGCCAGCACATTAGACGCCATCTCTCCCTCCAGCAGAGCGCAGTCCAAGGTGTCCTCCGTTTGGGGAGCAGGAAAACGGACATCCAGATCCAGCTCGCTCTCACACCAGTCCCAGATGGCCATATAGACCGCGCCGGAGCAATCGCCGTTGGACAATTCCTTCCGCTGGTTGTCTTTGAGAAGATAAAAGAATGCGATCTGTGACATGGTGATTCCTCCTCACCGAAATTATGTTTCCTCTAACGAATCGATTATTTCCTGTAATTCAAAAAGAGCATCTTCTGCCTGGCGTCCTGTTTCCTCGCTCCAATACCGATTTCCACCAGCCAGCTGGTCAATCAGATTGAACATAGCAACTGCATCGGGAATAGGGATCGCTCCTGCTGCCTTCCATGCTGGTTGATTTTCAAGAAGATAAGCTTTTATTTTTCCAAACAACTGCACCTGAAATGTGTTATTACAACGCAGTTCTACCAAAAAACCGTCTTCACCTTGGACAATATCCGAAAAATTCATGCTGCACAATTCTCCTAACCCTCGTTATTCTCTGTCCATCAGCCCTTCTGCCTGCATCCGGGTCACATAGAAGGCCCGCACCCAGTCCAGCTCCTGCTCCATGGATTCCTCCAAAGCCAGCAGGCGGCGCTTTCCCAGCCTTCGATCCAGGAGAGCAAAGATGCGGACAAGAGGATTCTCGCTGACAAGGCTTTTCTCAATGCTCTGGTTGTCAAAGATACCAAACGCCTCATAGAACACCTTTTGGTCAAAGGTGCCCTGCTCCAGTGCATGAGCATGAGAAAGGTTGATTGCCTCCTTTGTGGAGTCACAGTCTTTCATGGTTGTTGACCTGAGCTGCGTGAATTTCGTCCACACATTCTCAAAATAGATGTAGTAGTTGCTCCGCAGTACTTCCACACCGTCCATGCGGATGGCTGCCCGGCCCTCATGGTCGGCGCTTTTGCTGTAACTGGTGGCAAAATACTGGATGTGGCCCCGGAGCGCCGGACACAGATAGTCATTCTCCAATTTGTTCCGGATTCCACTCCAAGTGGATACTCTACTGTTTGACATAGGTGTTGTTTCCTTTCTGCTGATTCCTACTGCTTTTGGAGATACTCCCGGAAGCATTCGATGAACTCCCGATTCCGCTTAGGGACATCGAACCCCTTCCGATGGGGGAAGAACCCCTCCTGTTCCACATCGTCCAGCAGCTTGGGCAGATTGGAAAACCGGGCAAAGAATGGTAGTGCATAGTCCTGGATCTGCCCGGAAATTTCCTGGATAGAGCGTTCCCGCTCCAGCAGAGTAGATACCTCATAGCGGGGGAAGTCATCATACCGGTGGGTCAGCCGGGCGATGGAGGTACCCACGATACCATCATAGGTTTCCTCCGTCCCTTCCTGCTCACTGCGCCACTGGGCAATCACCGGGGAACTCACATCGAAGAAGGCAGTAAAAGTGGTGGAGCCAAAGCGGATGGAGGGGGAAAAGTAAAAGGAGAACACAAAGATGCCGTCTTTTTTGTAGATGTCATTTTTGCTCTTGCGGTATTTGTAGCCCAGCGGGATCAAAGGCTCCGCGATCCGCTCACAGGTATAGACGAAGATCTCACGGGGCTTGGTTCCCTTGGGAAAATCCTTCTTCTCCATGTTGCCACCTCAATCAAAATCCATCCAGACCAGGTGCTTTCCACAGTGGAGGCACTGGAACAGATAGCATTGCAGATGCCCGCCATTGACGGATTCCCGGATCATTCCCTTCTGCTCCTCGTCCCACATGGGGTCGTCCAGCACCTCCTCCAGCACACCCAGTGCCCGCAGTTCTCTGGCTCCCACATTACCCAAATAGGCGCAATAGTCACCACAATGGGCGCGCCAGTATTCCTGCTGCCAGCCGGAGTAGCCGGGGGTGCGGTGGATCAACTCGTCCAGCTTCTCCGGATCGTCTACACCATCGTCCACAGAGAAATCATCTTGAAAACTACCGTCATATTTCCGGGCTGCTTCGCCGTTGGCGATGCACTCTGGGCACAGATATGCAATATCCTCCACTGAAAAGAACGGATTGGTATAGAAAATATGGGTCGTCTTGCCACAGCAGTCGCAGACAACGCCGTCTGCGGATTCCTCAAAAGCCCCAGTTTCCAGAGGGTTTGGGTGATACCGGAAGGCGGGCAGGCCCAGCTGGGCCTGCCGTTCCTTCTCTTTCTGCTTTTCCTCCGGCGTTTTGGGCTTGGGGAGAGCATAATGATTGCCCCAGTTGTCCGCATAGTCCTTCAGCGTGCCCAGCCGCTTGAGGGTCTTTTTATCGGAACGATTTCCGATTTGGCAGAGCAGTTCATAGGCATCCTTTTTGAAGTCCAGTAGATCATACACATCCACCAGCACTTCTTTGGCCTGCTGATCCTCACTCTGCTCAAGTTCTTCCTTGAAGGTATATAGAGCGCGGACACTGTCCGGACCTTCATTGGTCGCAACAAACTGTTTTTTTAGTTCGATATAGGTTTTTTGATATTCTGTCATTGGTCGCACCTCCCATCAATCCCACCAGAAATACCAGACGGTGGACTGCCACAGGACAGCTGCCAAGGAGCCAATGCTTCCATCCTCATTCTGATCCAGATCTGGGCAGAAACCATATTGCTCCACAGCCACCTCCATAGCTCTTTCCTTGGAAATCGGAGTTGGAAGTTCAAACTCCAATTCATCGTGGCTCATGGCGGCAGGGATGGCACCATGTTGCTCGAACCAGTATTTCGCCACTGCCATCAGGTCCGGTGTGTCGGGACACTCATTCCAATTTCCAAAGGGCAGGTAGGCGAAGATCTCCCAGGGGTTCTTTACCGGAATTTTAGCCAGAATGAGCGGATATGTCATTCCGGTATCATCGTTCCAATAGTTTGCGAAGCGGTCGTTGGGTTCTCCGCCCTCCATCTCGCCCAGGACTTCCTCCTCCCAGTCCAGATCATCGTCCTCGGCTTCTTCCTTACGCTGGCCGGTCAATTCCTCCAAAACCGCCTTTCCATCTTTGACGGGAGCGGAGAGCATCTTCTTCCGATACTCCGTTACCGTTTTGAGGTCAAATTCATAGAAGTCCGCATCATGCTCCGGATCGGCGTTCATTACCAGACACTCCAACAGCGTTTCATCATCCGCCTGGATAAGCACGGGAACAAAGCCTTCCCGTATCCCCAGCCGCTGGGCGTAGCTGTATGCTGACATGATGGGGTCATCATCTGCCATGGACGGGAAATAGGTACACTCGCAGTCCAGATACTCCATGATGGCATGAGCCACCTCGGAAGGCTCCAGCGTGTCCTCGTCGAAGTCCTGTCCCTGCCAGTTTTCAAAGCGTTCTTCGATCACCTCTGCCATAGCCTGATAGTAGTCCTCGTCAAAGGGGATGAACAGGTAGGCTTCATCCTGGAACTCATCAGAGTGATACCGCTCCGGGCCGAAGAAGCGGAGGGCGTTGTCGTCAACATCGGCAGGATAGTAGGGGCTGTCGCCCTCTCCGTAGTAATAGCCTGCAAAGGCACGGCCTTGCTGATTGAACAGCACAGAGAACAGACAGCCGTCCAGCTCATCCCGGATAAACTCCCTCAGATCCACATTGGCAGGATCAGCTTTGACCTGTTTGGTCACTTCGCTGTATTCTTTCAAGAAGTCCTCGCTCATCAGGTCGTGCTCCATACACCAGCGCAGGTAGATGGCCATGTGGTTATAAGCATTGATGGGGTCAATAGGCAGTTCCTTCTCCTCAATGCTCTCGATATGATAGGAAGCATCGTCCATCTCACCGTCAAAATCATCATTGGAAAGGGTGCCACGGGTGATTGCATCCTGGCGGGTGGGGTTCACCACAAAGCTGATCCCCGCCATCTTGTCCAGCAGAGCGTCTACATCATGTTCCAGTTTATAGTCCAACTCGTCCTCATAAAGCGGAATGACCTGATAGAAGTTGACCTCCTCGCCGCCCGGCAGAGTGCAGACCTCGCTGCCGTCCTTCGTACCCTGGGGGCCGGTCAGAATGGCGGCGCACAGCTTCGTGTTTTCTGCAAAGTCCTCCTCATTGTCCATGGTATGACCGAAGCCCAGCCAGGTATCACTGGCAATGGGCAGACGAGCCAAGGATTTCAGCAGGCGGATGGGCCAGTACCACTTTTCGTCTTTCATGGACTCCTGATCCAGCTTCCAGTCCGCAGGCAGGGCAATGGCCAGCTCTGCCCGCTCCAGCTTGTACTCCGCCAGTTCCTTTGGCACATTCATCCGGTGGGCGCCCATGCCCATGGTGACCAAGGTGTAATAGTCCCGCTCCTCAGTGGGCGGCACCATGCAGATGTCCACATGGATGTCCGGGGAAACGATCTCGTGGAATACATTCTCAAACTTGCCGAAATACTGCTGGATGTGTCCCTCGACGGCCTCCATCTCCTCCTCGGTGTAGACTTCGGGATTACTGAATTCTTCCTCATCCTGCGTGTCCTCATTGTCTGAGTGGTCGCAACTGTCATCCTCCGGATCTCCCTTTATAGGCTCGTAACCGATCTTCAGGGTCATCTGTTCTTCTGGCAGAGAGACGCCGGGGCTGCGGGTGATCGTGTGCTTATCGTCCGCAGAAAAGCCGATAGTCTCGCCGTCTTGCAGCGTCACATCACACGCCAGCACATAGGAGGCAAGGCTTGCCAAAAAGTCTCGCAGTTCCTCCGGCTCGGCGTCGGTGTTCAGCACTTCCATTTCCTCCTTGCCAAACACATCCATGCCGTAGGTGTAGCCGTTCAGGCCACCCTCGCTCCGGTACAGGCCGAACCAGATCCAGTTGAAGATGGGCAGTTCGTCCTCTTTTATCATATATGCAAGGCCCTCATAGAAACGAGGCTCAAATACCACACCGCTGGTATAGACACCGGTGGCGTATTTCTGCTTGCAGCACACTGCCATCGCCTTGGTGAACAGCTTACCTCGTTCCAGCAGTTTTTCCTCCTCGCCTAACACAGCCACCATGATATGGGCCTTGTGTGCTTTGGCCACTTCTACGGCCTCTGGCCACATATAGTTGTTTTCGGCGTTGATCTCCGCTTCATTGTCCGGGATGTGACCGTGGAAGAGTGTCACGATCAGCATCATATTGCCGACCCGCATTACCACAGCGTCATCGCTGTTCTCAACATCTTCGTCGCCCTCATCCGGCTCCTCATCTACGATGCCCCATTCTTCCCGCAGATCTCGGATCAACTGCTCCTTGTCCCACTCTGCTTTGGAGAGGAGCACAGATCCGGCAAAGGAACCCTTATGGTCGGTTTCCTCCTCGTCGGCGTCATCCTCAAGATCCTCTACGTCTTCATCCGGATCATACAAGGATTCATGCTCCAGTCCGCGGATGAACTCCTCAAAGCTGTCTGCCAGATGGGTGATCTTATAGTCGTTTTCCTGATCCACATGGACTACCGCAGGCTCTCCCTGGGGACCGCAATCCCGGTAGTCCAGGAAAATCATATCGTGTCCGGCGCTTGGACAGTCACAGATGGCCACACCGATGGCAGGATA includes these proteins:
- a CDS encoding DUF4304 domain-containing protein, whose translation is MEKKDFPKGTKPREIFVYTCERIAEPLIPLGYKYRKSKNDIYKKDGIFVFSFYFSPSIRFGSTTFTAFFDVSSPVIAQWRSEQEGTEETYDGIVGTSIARLTHRYDDFPRYEVSTLLERERSIQEISGQIQDYALPFFARFSNLPKLLDDVEQEGFFPHRKGFDVPKRNREFIECFREYLQKQ
- a CDS encoding CbrC family protein, translating into MTEYQKTYIELKKQFVATNEGPDSVRALYTFKEELEQSEDQQAKEVLVDVYDLLDFKKDAYELLCQIGNRSDKKTLKRLGTLKDYADNWGNHYALPKPKTPEEKQKEKERQAQLGLPAFRYHPNPLETGAFEESADGVVCDCCGKTTHIFYTNPFFSVEDIAYLCPECIANGEAARKYDGSFQDDFSVDDGVDDPEKLDELIHRTPGYSGWQQEYWRAHCGDYCAYLGNVGARELRALGVLEEVLDDPMWDEEQKGMIRESVNGGHLQCYLFQCLHCGKHLVWMDFD